The Flavobacterium sp. 20NA77.7 genome includes the window TCAAAAAAAAATCCAAATTCCAACTGAGTAGTGTTGGAATTTGAAATTTAAGCATTTATATATTTTAAATTTATTCCGCTTTGGGTAAGAAAACCTCAGCCATCATACAACGAGCACTTCCTCCACCACAGGCTTCTATAATATCAAGACTCGCGTGTAAAATTTCACAATGTTTTTCGATTTTATCAATCTGTGATTTTGTTAAACTTTGATACGCTGAATTACTCATAACTAAATAGCGTTTATCATTTTTTCCTCTGACTTGCAGCATATTTCCCGCAAAATTAGTTACTTGGTCCTCTGTAATTAAAATAAGTTCTTTCCCATCAGATTTTAAATTTTCCAAGACCATTTTTCGCTCTTGCTTATCATCAATACAATCTGCACAGATTACAGCAAAAGTTTCTGCAATGCACATCATTACATTCGTATGGTAAATATGTTTTCTTTCTCCATTAACCGTCTGAAATGCCTCAAAAATGACAGGACTCATGTCAAAATCTTCACAAAATTCAATAAATAATTCCTCATCTGCACGAGGTGATAAGGCACAATATGCTTTATTAAACTCTCTATCTAAAAGAATACTTCCTGTTCCTTCTAAAAACACATTATCTTCTTCGGCAGAAGTGTAATCCATGACTTCCGTTATTTCAAATCCAGCTTCTTCAAGAATATCTAATACATCTTCTCGTCTTTCTAATCTTCTATTCTCGGCAAACATAGGATACAAAACCACATCTCCTGTTTCGTGGAATGAAATCCAATTATTCGGAAATACACTGTCTGGCGTATCGGGTTGCTTTGTGTCTTGAATAACAATGACATTCACACCGACATTTTTTAATTTTTCAACAAAATGATCAAACTCCTGCTGTGCTTTGAAATTAACTGTTTCAGGAGTTAAATTATCTAATACTTTTTGATAATAATTATTTACTGCGGTTTGTTCGTTCATCCTAAATGCTACGGGACGAATCATTAATATTGAATTTGTTGTTTGTTTCATGGTTTTTATTCTCTTATTAAAGGTAGGGTTGAACACCTTAATAATCCTTCTTGTTTTGAAATTTCAGCATACGGTATTTCTTCAACAATAAATCCGTTTTTTTTAAGCCAATTGTTTAATCGTATAAAATTTTTCTCAGAAACTACAACATCTGGCGCAATTGAGAATACATTTGAATTCATGTGGTACATTTCTTCTCGTTCAATGTGAAATAAATTTTCTTTTCCAAAAAGCTTAACTAAATACATATAATCTGCCTCTTCTCTAAAACCACTTTTATAGATAATCCCTTTATTTTTACCTACAGGTTGAAAACAGCAATCTAAGTGCAAGGCATTGTCTCGAGGTTCTATTTTAGACTTAACTAAATCAAACTCTTTAACAATTTTAGTTGGAAAAAGTTTTTTTATATAATTTACCCCTGCTAAATTTGTTCTAGCTGTTATGTACTCTTTGTAATCGGATCCTTTATACGTTCCAATAAAAATATGATTATTCCATAACATCACATCACCACCTTCAATATGTACTTCTTCAGGAGGTCTTACCACTTTTTGGGGATTCATTTGGTCAATAACATACTGAATCGCGTCTAATTCTCGCTCTCTATCGGGTAAAATATTTGCTTTTATAAAAATATCATCTATAACAAACCCAATATCTCTTGTAAAAATTTGATTGTAATTTTCAATTATTTCTGGTCTATATACTTTGACATCATACTTCTGAAACACTTGATTAAAGGCTTCCATTTCAGCAATCATATCTGCTTCTACAGGATATGTACCTGCTTTTATATGTTCTAATGATTTTGGATCATATGCCTCTTCAGCTGTAGGCGTTGGCCCATTATTTTCAGCAATTCCTAATACTACCGCTTTAAGTCTAGAAGTTTCGTCATGAATATTTAATTGTAACATAGGTATGTGTTTTCACAAATATAAGAATAGGTTTAAATTTATCTAACAAAACCAATAAAAAAACGGCTTATTTACCGCTTAATTATTCATTTTTTCAACAAGTTTTTTGATATCTTGTTCTTTCTCTTTTGGATAAATGAGTAATACATCGTCTTTATCAACAATTATAAAATCATTTATACCGTCAATTACTATTAGTTTTTTTGAGGCTGTTCTTATTATATTATTTGATGCGTTCTCTAATACTACGGTCGCATTTACTACAGCATTATTATTTGCGTCTTTATCTAACTTTTCATGAAGAGAACCCCATGTTCCTAAATCGTTCCAGTCAAACGTTGCGGGTAACACATACACATTATTTGCTTTTTCTAAAATAGCATAATCAATAGAAATATTAGCTGCGCTAGCATAATTTTCGCTGATAAATTGATTTTCATTAGCTGTATTATAGAAATTCATTCCACTTAAAAACAATTCGTTCATCATGGGTTGAAACTGTTCAAATGCAGCTACAATTTCTTTTACGCTCCAAATAAAAATTCCTGCATTCCATAAAAAATTTCCACTCTTTAAAAAGCTTTTTGCTGTTTCATAATTTGGTTTTTCTCTAAATTGGACTACTTTTTTTATAGGTTTGTTGTCTTGCTGACTGTATTCAATATATCCGAAACCGGTATTTGGAAAATTTGGTTTAATACCTAAAGTCATTAATGCATTTTCTGTTTCACAAAAATGAAATGCTTGTTGTACATTTTCCACAAAAGCAGTTTCATCTTCAATCCAATGATCACTAGGAGCAACAATTAGTAAGGCTTCTGGGTTTTGTTTTTTGATTTTTAAAGACGCGTATAAAATACACGGAGCTGTATTTCGCATAGCTGGTTCAGTCACAATATTTTCTCTTTTTACCAGAGGAAGTTGCTCTGTTACCAAATTTGTATATTTTTCGTTTGTAAGAATTAAAATATTTTCTACTGGAACAATGTTAGAAAGTCTAGAAAATGTTTTTTGAATCAACGTTTCACCTGTTCCAAGCATATCGTGAAATTGCTTTGGAAAATCAGTAGTGCTCACAGGCCAAAACCTTGAACCTACGCCACCTGCCATTATTATTGCATAATACTTGCTTGTCATTTTTTTAGTATCAAAGGTGTAAAGTTACAAAGTATTTTTAACTTGGCAGAAGTTCTACCTCAGCATTTGGGTTAAAAAGATACATTTTACCTGTTTGTACTTCCATACATTCGTATCGTTTTACTCTGATGGCTATTTTTTTAAATACCTTGCCATTCTTAAATCGAAATACACTACCATACGGAATTTCAAAAATATAATTTTTCTCTGTATCTCTTTCATCAAATTGTTTTAAAGCCAAAGCAAGAGTAGCATCTGTATCGCTACTGGCTTTTGGATTTTTAAAATGTCGAGCTAAAAGTGGTAGTAATTGATGAGGAAAAATTTGAGGATTGATAAATGGAATCATTAACCGTTGGAACGTATGTTTCCATTCGGGACCATGAGGCAAAATAGTTCTGCCATATTTTTCAAAAGCTACAAGATGTGCTATTTCATGAATTAGGGTAATTAAGAAACGGTATTTATTTAAGCTTGCATTAACAGTAATTTGGTGAAATCCATCAGGATGTCTTCTATAGTCTCCGTGTCTCGTTTGTCGTTCTTTAACAATTTTAAGATGCACGTGATTCATTTTGATTAATTCAAAACAAGGAATAACCGCATGC containing:
- a CDS encoding dimethylarginine dimethylaminohydrolase family protein; this translates as MLQLNIHDETSRLKAVVLGIAENNGPTPTAEEAYDPKSLEHIKAGTYPVEADMIAEMEAFNQVFQKYDVKVYRPEIIENYNQIFTRDIGFVIDDIFIKANILPDRERELDAIQYVIDQMNPQKVVRPPEEVHIEGGDVMLWNNHIFIGTYKGSDYKEYITARTNLAGVNYIKKLFPTKIVKEFDLVKSKIEPRDNALHLDCCFQPVGKNKGIIYKSGFREEADYMYLVKLFGKENLFHIEREEMYHMNSNVFSIAPDVVVSEKNFIRLNNWLKKNGFIVEEIPYAEISKQEGLLRCSTLPLIRE
- a CDS encoding mannose-1-phosphate guanylyltransferase; amino-acid sequence: MTSKYYAIIMAGGVGSRFWPVSTTDFPKQFHDMLGTGETLIQKTFSRLSNIVPVENILILTNEKYTNLVTEQLPLVKRENIVTEPAMRNTAPCILYASLKIKKQNPEALLIVAPSDHWIEDETAFVENVQQAFHFCETENALMTLGIKPNFPNTGFGYIEYSQQDNKPIKKVVQFREKPNYETAKSFLKSGNFLWNAGIFIWSVKEIVAAFEQFQPMMNELFLSGMNFYNTANENQFISENYASAANISIDYAILEKANNVYVLPATFDWNDLGTWGSLHEKLDKDANNNAVVNATVVLENASNNIIRTASKKLIVIDGINDFIIVDKDDVLLIYPKEKEQDIKKLVEKMNN
- the ctlX gene encoding citrulline utilization hydrolase CtlX is translated as MKQTTNSILMIRPVAFRMNEQTAVNNYYQKVLDNLTPETVNFKAQQEFDHFVEKLKNVGVNVIVIQDTKQPDTPDSVFPNNWISFHETGDVVLYPMFAENRRLERREDVLDILEEAGFEITEVMDYTSAEEDNVFLEGTGSILLDREFNKAYCALSPRADEELFIEFCEDFDMSPVIFEAFQTVNGERKHIYHTNVMMCIAETFAVICADCIDDKQERKMVLENLKSDGKELILITEDQVTNFAGNMLQVRGKNDKRYLVMSNSAYQSLTKSQIDKIEKHCEILHASLDIIEACGGGSARCMMAEVFLPKAE
- a CDS encoding SprT-like domain-containing protein, with product MSEVLHKYLPEHAVIPCFELIKMNHVHLKIVKERQTRHGDYRRHPDGFHQITVNASLNKYRFLITLIHEIAHLVAFEKYGRTILPHGPEWKHTFQRLMIPFINPQIFPHQLLPLLARHFKNPKASSDTDATLALALKQFDERDTEKNYIFEIPYGSVFRFKNGKVFKKIAIRVKRYECMEVQTGKMYLFNPNAEVELLPS